In Corynebacterium ulcerans, one genomic interval encodes:
- a CDS encoding L-lactate permease, whose protein sequence is MFSPVTDAVGGSLGLSALCAILPLIGFFVFLMVLKWKAHWSALASVVVALLVGIIFFHMPANLAVLAFSQGVAFGIFPIVYIIWMAVWVYDLTVISGRFDDLRTIFAKIGRGDMRVQAMLIGFAFGGLLEALAGFGAPIAIVAAMLLAIGLKPIKAVLVTFVANCAPVAFGAMAIPVTTGGLLTQIPGEQVAAMAGRQVSLIALVVPFILALIMDGTRGVRQTWPMALLLGVAFGGGQFLGSNYFSYVLTDVVACLLSLTCGVLFLRVWKPTTPEDQASSINADELHLTTERTVLALFPYLLIVFVFSFTSLWKIGVNIPAALKSTDMKIQWPGLHGHIVNAAGEPVNNTIFNFNWLSTPGTIMFFCGLITVGVYTAFSRGGKYPMNFGTGLAQLGKGAYKMRYSALTIAAVMGLAYTMNMSGQTASIGAFLAATGSVFPLLSPLLGWIGTWVTGSATSANALFAQMQATTASQVGVSPTLLVGANTAGATLGKMMSPQTLTIAAGAVQMENGERKIMAQAWKYSLGLLVYLCIIIYLQSTPVLGWMVVG, encoded by the coding sequence GTGTTTTCACCTGTAACGGATGCTGTAGGCGGAAGCCTTGGCCTCTCGGCGCTGTGCGCCATATTGCCGCTCATTGGCTTCTTTGTGTTCCTGATGGTGCTCAAGTGGAAGGCCCACTGGTCCGCGCTTGCGAGCGTGGTAGTGGCCCTTCTAGTTGGCATCATCTTTTTTCACATGCCTGCCAACCTGGCGGTACTCGCCTTTTCTCAAGGCGTAGCGTTTGGTATTTTCCCGATCGTATACATCATTTGGATGGCCGTATGGGTCTATGACCTCACGGTTATTTCTGGACGTTTTGACGATCTTCGTACGATCTTTGCCAAGATTGGCCGGGGCGACATGCGCGTTCAGGCAATGTTGATCGGCTTCGCCTTCGGCGGTCTCCTAGAGGCCCTCGCCGGCTTCGGTGCCCCTATTGCTATCGTTGCCGCAATGCTTCTGGCTATCGGCCTTAAGCCAATCAAAGCCGTTCTGGTGACCTTCGTGGCAAACTGTGCTCCCGTCGCCTTCGGTGCTATGGCTATTCCAGTGACCACGGGTGGTCTGCTTACTCAGATCCCGGGTGAGCAGGTAGCTGCGATGGCTGGCCGCCAGGTTTCTTTGATTGCCCTGGTTGTGCCGTTTATTCTGGCACTGATCATGGATGGCACACGAGGCGTACGCCAGACATGGCCAATGGCACTTTTGCTGGGTGTGGCTTTCGGTGGTGGACAGTTCCTCGGGTCCAACTACTTCTCCTATGTGCTCACAGACGTCGTTGCTTGCCTCCTTTCCCTCACATGTGGCGTTCTGTTCCTCCGCGTATGGAAGCCAACTACCCCCGAAGATCAGGCATCGTCCATCAACGCTGATGAGCTCCACCTGACAACGGAGCGGACCGTTTTGGCGCTGTTCCCGTACCTTCTCATCGTCTTTGTCTTCTCCTTCACCAGCCTCTGGAAGATCGGCGTCAATATCCCTGCAGCTTTGAAGTCCACGGATATGAAGATTCAGTGGCCAGGGCTGCACGGGCACATTGTTAATGCTGCGGGCGAGCCGGTTAATAACACCATCTTCAACTTCAACTGGCTGTCCACCCCAGGCACAATCATGTTCTTCTGCGGCCTGATCACGGTCGGCGTGTACACCGCGTTCTCGCGTGGCGGAAAGTACCCAATGAACTTTGGCACAGGTCTGGCTCAGCTTGGCAAGGGTGCTTATAAGATGCGTTACTCGGCCCTGACCATCGCAGCAGTGATGGGCTTGGCATACACCATGAATATGTCCGGTCAGACTGCCTCTATCGGCGCTTTCTTGGCAGCAACGGGATCGGTATTCCCGCTGCTATCTCCGCTGTTGGGCTGGATCGGAACGTGGGTTACTGGCTCCGCTACTTCTGCAAATGCTCTGTTCGCTCAGATGCAGGCCACCACGGCCTCTCAGGTGGGTGTGAGCCCGACGCTCTTGGTGGGCGCCAATACCGCTGGTGCAACGCTGGGTAAGATGATGAGCCCGCAGACCCTGACCATTGCCGCTGGCGCTGTTCAGATGGAAAACGGCGAGCGCAAGATTATGGCTCAGGCGTGGAAGTATTCCCTCGGTTTGCTGGTTTACTTGTGCATCATCATTTACT